Proteins from a single region of Engystomops pustulosus chromosome 5, aEngPut4.maternal, whole genome shotgun sequence:
- the IGFBP1 gene encoding insulin-like growth factor-binding protein 1, whose product MAKGTCSYIWLLPACLILITSVTAATEPLHCAQCTEEKSALCPQVPADCPELAREPGCGCCSTCALKRGEACGVYTARCGKALTCHVRPGEPKPLYALTRGHAICMDAEDLEKLRVSDTTEVKDYSEHENTAPESFDLSQDQLPPFLRLFPDGFDKFEAWNAITVYERMKAKKLFERKKLKEQYQGPCQKDLYRAMDRLTRFQQRNGEDIYRFHIPNCNRNGFYHSKQCETALDGERGKCWCVFPLTGKKIPGSPENKGDLNCQQYLNAQE is encoded by the exons ATGGCTAAAGGAACCTGTTCTTACATATGGCTGTTGCCAGCCTGTCTAATTCTTATAACATCAGTGACTGCAGCTACTGAACCACTTCATTGTGCCCAGTGTACTGAGGAGAAGTCAGCCCTCTGCCCACAAGTTCCTGCTGATTGTCCAGAGCTGGCAAGAGAACCAGGCTGTGGCTGCTGCTCAACTTGTGCCTTGAAGCGAGGAGAAGCCTGTGGTGTGTACACAGCTAGGTGTGGAAAAGCTCTAACCTGTCATGTAAGACCAGGAGAGCCCAAACCCTTGTATGCACTAACAAGAGGACATGCAATCTGCATGGATGCAGAGGACCTAGAGAAGCTGCGAGTTAGTGATACCACAG AAGTGAAGGACTACTCTGAACATGAGAACACTGCACCAGAAAGCTTTGACCTTTCACAAGACCAGCTTCCACCTTTCCTAAGATTATTTCCTGATGGCTTTGACAAGTTTGAAGCATGGAATGCAATTACTGTGTATGAGCGCATGAAGGCTAAAAAGCTGTTTGAGAGAAAGAAACTGAAAGAGCAATATCAG GGACCATGTCAGAAAGACCTTTACAGAGCTATGGACAGACTAACAAGGTTTCAGCAAAGGAATGGAGAAGATATATACAGGTTCCACATACCCAACTGTAACAGAAATGGATTCTATCACAGTAAACAG TGTGAAACTGCTCTTGATGGAGAACGGGGAAAATGTTGGTGTGTCTTTCCATTAACTGGGAAAAAGATTCCAGGTTCTCCAGAAAACAAAGGTGACCTGAACTGCCAACAGTACTTGAATGCACAAGAATAG